A single window of Sphingobacterium sp. ML3W DNA harbors:
- a CDS encoding DoxX family protein, translating to MAIFQTLGKYKDLGLLMIRIGLGAMMIVHGFPKIMGGMPMWEKLGASMGVLGVHFLPVFWGLMAAVTESIGGLFLLIGLWTRPSLLLLAFTMFIAALVHFGKGDGLNGASHAIELCFVFFGLLFIGPGKYSVDKK from the coding sequence ATGGCAATATTTCAAACATTAGGAAAATACAAGGATCTAGGTTTATTGATGATACGTATAGGTTTGGGAGCGATGATGATTGTGCATGGTTTCCCGAAGATAATGGGTGGGATGCCGATGTGGGAAAAACTAGGTGCGTCCATGGGAGTTTTAGGCGTTCATTTTTTACCCGTTTTTTGGGGGTTGATGGCAGCTGTTACAGAAAGTATAGGCGGGTTATTTCTATTGATAGGCCTTTGGACCAGACCATCTTTATTACTCTTAGCCTTTACGATGTTCATTGCTGCCTTAGTTCATTTTGGAAAAGGGGATGGGCTTAATGGGGCTTCCCATGCTATCGAATTGTGCTTTGTGTTTTTTGGTCTGTTATTTATTGGACCAGGGAAATACTCAGTCGATAAAAAATAA
- a CDS encoding TonB-dependent receptor yields the protein MAKFYWSILILCSFILTNSAHAQTKVAGEIVDSKDGGKLGKAAVVLLNAKDSVLVKFVRTKENGTFNFPQIDTGTYKFIVSFPQYADYVKDVEVGKEPINLGAIKLSKAALLLEEAQVVGGIPVIIKGDTIEYNAASFKVEKDAKVEDLLKVLPGMTIDANGKITANGKEVKKVLLDGEEFFGDDPTLITKNIRSDMVSKVQVYEKKSDLTDRTGVDDGERTQTIDIKLKADSKKGMFGQATAGGGTDKYYGGKLMANRFNGSQKIAVYGIAANDGMVGLGFEDGQKYGVGSSNVEVMDGGGIMISSGDGSEGGYDGNYYGGGVPKALNFGASYSDKSANDKHKINVSYKRNQLNVANTSTYFAQNNLPEQARIDNSITSSDNESRTNAANLRYDSKLDSLTDLTVKMGYNKLQRDNYSETFGGQQTLEGLNITETNSKNNAISDQERYNLDVLLTRRFKKERRSLTLAVNTNTDKNDGNANYFSSTYFFKNDLTDTIDQYKKDKNSNTNIGASMTFTEPISKRLTATLGYSFLNNKGETLNQSFDKDSVTGEYTVLDQTILNDIDFSSMKNGLNTSLNYKDNKLTVNLSNQLDFEHVKREYNNLGTVLQRDQTSIRPSLSANYKITKSKSINFRYYGRTLQPSLTQIEPLKQNSQQLVTYLDNFDLKAGFSNNYSFNFNSYKQLKDQSVYAYISATQGVNNVSSRVRYYEDGRQDIQYVNIDKTNWRIYGQSGYRFVLQKKWGLNLNLGANVEYSSQYSYLSLGKEEPRLNQNETWSLAPSIGLSRYKANKLDFYLNITPGVENLSSSLQPELSRSTFTMNSYGNLTYYLPKDFKIGLNVNQSYQSSTQTLESINIVNMNGYISKKFFKDKSLEAQLYVNDILNKNSGINRYQNGTSFIQSSNEVLHRYGMLKVIYNFTTMKGGK from the coding sequence ATGGCCAAATTCTATTGGAGCATACTGATACTATGCTCATTTATTCTGACCAATTCAGCACATGCACAAACCAAGGTAGCGGGAGAGATAGTTGATTCGAAGGATGGGGGAAAACTAGGTAAAGCAGCTGTTGTATTATTAAATGCTAAAGATTCTGTTCTTGTTAAGTTCGTCCGGACAAAAGAAAATGGAACTTTTAACTTTCCACAAATTGATACTGGAACCTATAAATTCATCGTATCCTTTCCGCAATATGCAGACTATGTCAAAGATGTTGAGGTAGGAAAAGAACCGATTAATTTGGGTGCAATCAAATTATCAAAAGCCGCTTTATTGCTGGAGGAAGCCCAAGTAGTCGGAGGAATACCGGTTATTATTAAAGGAGATACCATTGAATACAATGCCGCGAGCTTTAAAGTGGAGAAGGATGCCAAGGTTGAAGATCTATTGAAAGTCCTTCCTGGTATGACGATAGATGCCAATGGAAAAATCACTGCCAATGGAAAAGAAGTAAAGAAAGTCTTATTGGATGGTGAGGAATTCTTTGGTGACGACCCGACTCTAATCACTAAAAATATCCGGTCGGATATGGTCAGTAAGGTCCAAGTTTACGAGAAGAAATCAGATTTAACCGACCGTACAGGTGTGGATGATGGAGAACGTACACAGACCATTGATATCAAGCTAAAAGCCGATAGTAAAAAAGGAATGTTTGGTCAAGCCACTGCAGGCGGTGGGACTGATAAGTATTATGGGGGTAAATTGATGGCCAATAGATTTAATGGTAGTCAAAAAATTGCTGTTTATGGTATTGCTGCAAATGATGGAATGGTTGGTCTGGGCTTTGAAGATGGACAGAAATATGGTGTGGGTTCGAGCAATGTTGAGGTTATGGATGGCGGTGGCATCATGATTTCAAGTGGAGATGGTTCTGAAGGCGGCTATGATGGTAATTATTATGGTGGCGGTGTACCCAAAGCACTTAACTTTGGAGCGAGTTACTCGGATAAATCAGCCAATGATAAACATAAGATCAATGTCAGTTATAAACGCAATCAGCTTAATGTAGCCAATACTAGTACTTATTTCGCTCAGAATAACTTACCTGAGCAGGCACGGATTGATAATTCAATAACCAGTTCGGATAATGAAAGTCGGACAAATGCTGCAAACCTGAGGTATGATTCTAAATTGGATTCATTGACAGATTTGACTGTTAAGATGGGGTATAATAAATTACAACGGGATAATTATTCAGAGACCTTCGGCGGTCAGCAGACCCTAGAAGGTTTGAATATTACGGAGACGAATTCCAAAAACAATGCGATAAGCGATCAAGAACGATATAACTTAGACGTTTTGCTCACCCGTCGGTTTAAAAAGGAGAGAAGATCCTTGACTTTAGCGGTCAATACGAATACGGATAAAAATGATGGAAATGCAAATTATTTTTCAAGTACCTATTTCTTTAAAAACGATCTTACAGATACCATTGATCAGTATAAGAAAGATAAGAATAGCAATACGAACATTGGAGCTTCGATGACCTTTACAGAGCCGATTTCTAAAAGGCTGACCGCTACGCTCGGTTATTCATTCTTAAATAATAAAGGAGAAACATTGAATCAATCTTTCGATAAAGATTCGGTGACAGGTGAATATACGGTACTCGATCAAACGATACTGAATGATATTGATTTTTCGAGTATGAAAAATGGATTGAACACGTCGCTGAATTATAAGGACAATAAGTTGACAGTCAATCTAAGTAATCAACTGGATTTTGAACACGTGAAACGTGAGTATAATAATCTCGGAACCGTGCTACAACGCGATCAAACATCAATACGTCCTAGTTTATCCGCTAATTATAAGATTACAAAAAGTAAAAGTATCAATTTCCGATATTATGGGAGAACATTGCAACCTTCATTGACTCAAATAGAGCCCTTAAAGCAAAACTCACAACAATTAGTCACCTATCTTGATAATTTTGATCTAAAAGCTGGTTTTAGTAATAATTACAGTTTTAATTTCAATTCCTATAAACAGCTGAAAGATCAAAGTGTCTATGCATATATTAGTGCAACACAGGGAGTCAATAATGTATCCAGTAGAGTGAGGTATTATGAAGATGGTAGGCAAGATATTCAATATGTCAATATTGACAAGACTAACTGGCGAATATATGGGCAATCTGGATATCGATTTGTTCTGCAAAAAAAGTGGGGACTTAATCTGAATTTGGGAGCCAATGTGGAATATAGTAGTCAATATAGTTATCTATCTTTAGGGAAAGAGGAACCCCGATTAAATCAGAATGAAACTTGGAGTTTGGCCCCTAGTATCGGATTGAGCCGTTATAAAGCGAATAAATTAGATTTTTATTTAAATATCACCCCTGGGGTTGAAAATCTGAGTTCTTCCTTACAACCTGAATTAAGTAGGTCAACTTTTACCATGAATTCGTATGGTAATTTAACGTATTATTTACCAAAAGATTTTAAAATAGGCCTTAACGTTAATCAAAGCTATCAAAGCTCGACTCAAACGCTAGAATCTATTAATATCGTTAACATGAACGGTTATATTTCTAAAAAATTCTTTAAAGATAAATCATTAGAGGCACAGCTCTATGTCAACGATATTTTAAATAAAAATAGCGGCATTAATCGTTACCAAAATGGCACATCATTTATCCAATCCAGTAATGAGGTATTGCACCGTTATGGGATGTTGAAGGTGATTTATAATTTTACAACCATGAAAGGAGGAAAATAA
- the metG gene encoding methionine--tRNA ligase has translation MSNLSKKRYTITSALPYANGPLHIGHLAGAYIPGDIFVRYLRLNNKDVVYVCGSDEHGAAITIRAKKEGITPQQIIDKYNTQIKESFEEFGIAFDIYHRTSEPIHHELSQEFFTNLYDKGEFVEKFSEQYYDEDFNQFLADRYIVGTCPNCKAEGAYGDQCEKCGTSLSPTDLINPISTLSGKTPILRKTKHWYLPLDKYQPWLEKWLIEGKKDVLKSNVFGQCQSWLKSGLQPRSMTRDLDWGVDVPLKEAAGKKLYVWLDAPIGYISATKQWAIDQGKNWEDYWKKQTNPEDDSCLIHFIGKDNIVFHCIIFPAILHAHGEYILPDNVPANEFLNLEGDKLSTSRNHAVWLHEYLEEFPGKQDELRYVLTSILPETSDSEFTWKDFQARVNNELVAILGNFVNRVMVLSHKYFNGQVLSGSPLNEVDQHVFSEMAKLPEAIAGSLQQYRFREAMAHFMNVARLGNKYLADEEPWKVIKTDEERVKTVLNVATQIVANLAVLAQPFLPKTATKLFEMLDFPRKDWTDAGKSDLIADGHQLSEVQLLFEKITDEQVEFQLNKLAEAKIANAAANVKTEPEKANIAFEDFTKLDIRVGTILEAEKVAKTKKLLKIKIDTGIDQRTVVSGIAEFFSPEEIIGKQVSILVNLEPRDIKGITSQGMILMAEDADGRLDFVNPTTAIKPGSTIR, from the coding sequence TTGAGTAATTTATCCAAAAAACGTTACACCATTACATCTGCATTGCCTTATGCTAATGGTCCTTTGCATATTGGTCATTTGGCCGGCGCATATATCCCAGGCGACATTTTCGTTCGTTATCTACGTCTAAACAATAAAGACGTTGTTTATGTTTGTGGTTCTGATGAACATGGTGCTGCGATTACCATTCGAGCTAAAAAAGAAGGTATTACGCCACAGCAGATCATTGATAAATACAATACGCAAATCAAAGAAAGCTTTGAAGAGTTTGGTATTGCGTTCGATATCTATCATCGCACTTCCGAACCTATCCACCATGAATTATCCCAAGAGTTCTTCACGAATTTATACGATAAAGGAGAGTTTGTTGAAAAATTTTCAGAACAATATTATGATGAAGATTTTAATCAATTCTTAGCTGACCGTTACATCGTTGGTACTTGCCCGAACTGTAAGGCTGAAGGCGCCTATGGCGATCAATGTGAAAAATGTGGTACATCATTAAGTCCTACAGATCTAATCAATCCGATCTCTACATTAAGTGGTAAAACACCGATATTAAGAAAAACAAAACATTGGTACCTTCCTCTGGATAAGTATCAACCTTGGTTGGAAAAATGGTTGATAGAAGGTAAAAAAGACGTTTTAAAATCCAATGTTTTTGGTCAGTGCCAATCTTGGTTAAAATCAGGTTTACAACCGCGCTCCATGACGCGTGATTTGGACTGGGGAGTAGATGTTCCGCTTAAAGAAGCTGCTGGTAAAAAACTCTATGTTTGGTTAGATGCTCCTATCGGTTACATTTCGGCTACTAAACAATGGGCGATAGATCAGGGTAAAAACTGGGAAGATTATTGGAAAAAACAAACAAATCCAGAGGATGACTCCTGTTTGATACATTTTATTGGAAAAGATAATATCGTATTCCATTGTATCATCTTTCCTGCCATCTTACATGCGCATGGTGAATACATTTTACCCGATAATGTACCTGCCAATGAATTTTTGAATCTTGAAGGTGATAAATTATCGACCTCACGTAACCATGCTGTATGGTTACATGAATATTTAGAAGAATTTCCAGGTAAACAGGATGAATTGCGCTATGTATTGACATCAATACTTCCGGAGACTTCAGATAGCGAATTTACATGGAAAGATTTTCAAGCACGTGTGAACAATGAATTGGTTGCCATTTTAGGGAACTTTGTCAATCGCGTCATGGTGCTTTCTCATAAATATTTCAATGGTCAAGTTTTATCCGGATCACCTTTAAATGAGGTGGACCAACATGTCTTCAGCGAAATGGCAAAATTGCCGGAGGCAATCGCTGGTTCGTTGCAACAATACCGTTTCCGTGAAGCGATGGCTCATTTTATGAACGTTGCTCGCCTAGGAAATAAATATTTAGCAGATGAAGAACCATGGAAAGTCATCAAAACGGATGAAGAACGTGTAAAAACAGTGTTGAATGTGGCTACGCAAATTGTTGCAAACTTAGCTGTATTGGCACAACCATTCCTTCCGAAAACGGCTACTAAACTTTTCGAAATGCTGGATTTCCCGCGTAAAGACTGGACAGATGCTGGAAAGTCTGACTTAATTGCTGATGGACATCAATTGAGTGAGGTACAGTTATTATTTGAAAAAATAACGGATGAGCAGGTTGAGTTTCAATTGAACAAGTTGGCGGAAGCAAAAATTGCGAATGCAGCTGCAAACGTGAAAACGGAACCTGAGAAAGCAAATATTGCTTTTGAAGACTTTACGAAACTTGACATTCGTGTGGGAACTATCCTCGAAGCGGAAAAAGTTGCCAAGACGAAAAAATTATTAAAAATCAAAATCGATACAGGGATTGATCAACGTACTGTTGTGTCAGGAATTGCTGAATTTTTCTCGCCTGAGGAAATCATCGGTAAGCAAGTATCTATATTGGTGAATTTAGAACCTCGTGATATCAAAGGAATCACCTCTCAAGGGATGATCCTAATGGCGGAAGATGCTGATGGTCGTTTGGATTTTGTCAATCCAACAACGGCAATCAAGCCTGGTAGTACCATTAGATAA
- a CDS encoding LD-carboxypeptidase, protein MTKIPEFLKAGDKVAIVCPASFIRGNIDVAVKILESWGLEVLLGKTVTAAYHQFAGDDRERAEDLQWALDDESIKAVFAARGGYGCVRIIDQLDFSLFEKQPKWLVGFSDITVLHSHIQRQYGIPTIHGQMPKSFEAGTEASLDTLKAALFGHIVDHQYTQEAAPSRIGEGEGVLIGGNLAILLSVLASESDVNYDGKILFIEDVGESFYSVDRMLWALKRAGKFRKLKGLIVGGFTAMKDGDPSFGQTVAEMVMDKVSDDHFPVAFDYPAGHIDDNHALILGKKVKLKITQHKVSLTYID, encoded by the coding sequence ATGACGAAAATACCTGAATTTCTTAAAGCAGGCGATAAAGTCGCAATTGTCTGTCCAGCAAGTTTTATCCGTGGGAATATAGATGTAGCGGTTAAAATATTAGAGTCATGGGGTCTAGAGGTTCTTTTAGGGAAGACCGTGACTGCTGCTTATCATCAATTTGCAGGGGATGACCGCGAACGTGCTGAAGATTTGCAATGGGCTTTGGATGACGAGTCTATTAAAGCTGTTTTCGCAGCTCGCGGTGGATATGGTTGCGTACGTATCATTGATCAACTTGATTTTTCTCTTTTTGAAAAACAACCCAAGTGGCTTGTTGGCTTTAGTGATATCACGGTTTTACATAGTCATATCCAACGTCAATATGGTATCCCCACGATACATGGACAGATGCCCAAATCATTTGAAGCTGGGACTGAAGCATCATTAGATACCCTAAAAGCAGCATTATTTGGACATATTGTAGATCATCAATATACCCAAGAAGCGGCTCCAAGTCGGATAGGTGAGGGCGAAGGCGTGCTTATAGGCGGAAATTTGGCCATACTTTTGTCCGTATTGGCCTCAGAATCGGATGTCAATTACGATGGTAAAATTTTATTTATTGAAGACGTAGGAGAGTCTTTCTATAGTGTAGACCGCATGTTATGGGCATTAAAACGTGCCGGTAAATTTAGAAAATTGAAGGGCTTAATCGTCGGTGGTTTTACGGCCATGAAAGATGGAGACCCTTCCTTTGGCCAAACGGTAGCAGAGATGGTGATGGATAAAGTATCCGATGATCATTTTCCTGTTGCATTTGATTATCCTGCAGGACATATTGACGATAATCATGCCTTGATTCTAGGGAAGAAAGTAAAATTGAAAATAACACAACATAAGGTTTCATTAACATATATCGATTAA
- a CDS encoding GLPGLI family protein, translating to MRKYFVALFLLLGLMTSVSAQYAFFPSSGTVTYERKFHLQNYLKRNFLNKPDLDGWDKISVEQAVKAGPVEMVTHHSLKFFDDETLFETLEEDYPANYRNVSWYSPFINDSKTFINVKDNSFLKLLPFGDEELLMKDSLPNVKWKYTDEYRNIAGYDCRRANGIIQDSIYVVAFFAGQIPVPVGPELIHGLPGLILGVSIPSMNVNIFATNVELSNTPVSSVLTKKKKVVAEPKEAVIAKLKTSVYDWLSEKEFNKKLNAILF from the coding sequence ATGAGAAAATATTTTGTAGCATTATTTTTATTATTGGGATTAATGACGAGTGTATCTGCCCAGTATGCTTTTTTTCCAAGCAGTGGAACAGTTACGTACGAGCGAAAATTTCATTTACAAAACTATTTGAAGCGAAATTTTCTAAATAAACCAGATCTGGATGGCTGGGACAAGATCAGTGTCGAGCAGGCAGTGAAAGCTGGACCAGTTGAGATGGTTACCCATCATAGTTTGAAGTTCTTTGATGATGAAACACTTTTTGAGACTCTTGAGGAAGATTACCCCGCGAACTATCGTAATGTCTCTTGGTACAGCCCTTTTATTAACGACTCGAAAACGTTTATCAATGTTAAAGATAATAGCTTCTTGAAGTTGCTTCCTTTTGGAGATGAAGAACTATTAATGAAAGATTCGCTACCCAATGTGAAGTGGAAGTATACCGATGAGTATCGCAACATTGCGGGATACGATTGCCGTCGGGCAAATGGAATTATACAAGATTCCATTTATGTGGTAGCTTTTTTTGCGGGACAGATTCCAGTTCCGGTAGGCCCAGAGCTTATCCACGGCTTGCCCGGCTTGATATTAGGGGTATCCATTCCCAGTATGAACGTCAATATATTTGCGACTAATGTGGAGTTGAGCAATACACCGGTTTCTAGTGTGCTGACAAAGAAAAAGAAGGTCGTAGCAGAGCCTAAAGAAGCCGTTATTGCAAAATTGAAGACCTCCGTCTACGATTGGCTAAGCGAGAAGGAATTTAATAAAAAGCTGAATGCTATTTTATTTTAA
- a CDS encoding family 20 glycosylhydrolase, with amino-acid sequence MNNQSYKKHFLLSATMGLLAANLFAQSPTNIENKIEVTWEVPTGKNLKKNPSSKLIIKNTNSQALALKDWSLWFNFIRGIDAQSVDSRFKLSHRNGDLFQIEFAKNNMILQPKDTIEISFTTVGGLINYTDGPIGLYVSYDDKGTYADIKNYQAQRNTFTEDERKTYLAQKFTSNELLSKGTQQDILPLPAQAMVDRAKSFKLVNTVSINSDADFNKEVALFIQFLKEQTGIQAQNSQSKESQLKIVKSAGFANEGYALTIDNKGIEIKASTATGAFYGLQSLKSLLPATDWSSTNKTLNFPFAQVKDQPRFPYRGLMLDVARNFHSKEEVLRILDAMAQYKLNKFHFHFIDDEGWRLEIPGLPELTEIGSVRSANFKDGKAIQPAYGSGAVAKDKQYLTAQDYIAILRYAAARHIEVIPEIETPGHARAAIKSMEARYNKLKKAGNLKAAEEYLLHDPADQSVYNSAQNWNDNVLNPALPSVYHFLSKVIDEIKSMHEQAGVPLTMIDLGGDETPAGAWEKSPRIAAFMKENNITSVYDVWPYYINKINEICQSKGLTMSGWEEMGMKNFGKGMDVNPALADHKINLNVWNNLIGGGQEDLAYRLANAGYKVVFTSAYNNYLDMTWDHNFAEPGHSWVGLVDINKTYSFAPENYFLNIFKDNAGNDLPQDFAKNKVHLTAKGKANFLGVKAGLWSEKINNDTRLEEMIFPRLLAVADRGWAAEQSWEKGDNFDAQAYQKSYAGFMQKLGNDELKKLDKLNQGYHYRVPAVGVKLVDGKLVANADYPGFKIYYTEDNTEPSLKSKEFKEAIPFHNKSTYKFRVITPNGDLGIISTF; translated from the coding sequence AATATTGAAAATAAAATTGAGGTGACATGGGAAGTACCGACCGGAAAAAACTTGAAAAAGAATCCTTCTTCTAAATTAATCATCAAAAACACCAATAGCCAAGCGCTTGCTCTCAAGGATTGGTCTTTGTGGTTTAATTTCATCCGTGGAATAGATGCTCAATCTGTCGATTCACGTTTTAAGTTATCCCATCGTAATGGCGATTTATTCCAGATCGAGTTTGCGAAAAATAACATGATCTTACAACCTAAGGATACGATAGAAATCAGCTTCACCACGGTAGGCGGTTTGATTAATTACACCGATGGGCCTATTGGGCTATATGTAAGTTATGACGACAAGGGTACTTATGCTGACATCAAAAACTATCAAGCACAAAGGAATACCTTTACTGAGGACGAACGGAAAACATACTTAGCGCAGAAGTTTACGAGCAATGAACTACTTTCTAAAGGAACACAACAAGATATTTTACCATTACCGGCACAAGCCATGGTGGATAGGGCTAAGTCCTTTAAGTTGGTTAATACTGTTTCGATCAATTCAGATGCAGACTTTAACAAGGAGGTTGCTTTATTCATCCAATTCTTAAAAGAACAAACAGGTATACAAGCACAAAACAGTCAAAGCAAAGAATCGCAGTTAAAGATCGTGAAATCAGCAGGTTTCGCAAACGAAGGCTACGCATTGACGATCGATAACAAAGGAATCGAAATTAAAGCCAGTACCGCAACAGGCGCTTTTTATGGTTTACAATCGTTAAAATCGCTACTTCCTGCAACAGACTGGAGCAGCACAAACAAAACTTTAAACTTTCCATTTGCTCAGGTAAAAGACCAACCACGTTTTCCCTACAGAGGATTAATGCTGGATGTAGCACGCAACTTCCATAGTAAAGAGGAGGTTTTACGCATCCTCGATGCCATGGCACAATATAAATTGAATAAATTTCACTTCCATTTTATCGATGACGAGGGCTGGCGCTTAGAGATTCCAGGATTACCAGAATTGACAGAAATAGGAAGTGTCCGTTCGGCTAACTTTAAAGACGGAAAAGCGATACAACCAGCCTATGGTTCTGGTGCGGTAGCAAAAGACAAGCAATACCTAACTGCACAAGATTACATTGCTATTTTACGTTATGCTGCAGCGAGACATATTGAAGTGATACCAGAAATTGAAACGCCGGGACATGCTCGTGCTGCGATAAAATCAATGGAAGCTCGCTATAACAAGCTGAAGAAGGCTGGAAACCTAAAAGCTGCTGAAGAATATTTATTGCATGACCCAGCTGACCAATCGGTTTACAATTCTGCTCAAAACTGGAATGACAATGTCTTGAATCCAGCTCTACCTTCTGTTTACCATTTTCTCAGTAAAGTCATTGACGAGATTAAAAGCATGCATGAACAAGCGGGTGTACCGCTGACAATGATCGATTTAGGTGGCGATGAAACACCAGCTGGCGCATGGGAGAAATCGCCAAGGATCGCGGCATTCATGAAAGAGAACAACATCACCTCTGTATACGATGTGTGGCCATATTATATCAATAAGATTAATGAAATCTGCCAGTCCAAAGGATTGACCATGTCGGGTTGGGAAGAAATGGGAATGAAGAATTTCGGAAAAGGAATGGATGTCAACCCTGCACTAGCGGATCATAAAATAAACTTAAATGTCTGGAATAACCTCATTGGTGGTGGACAAGAAGATTTAGCTTACCGCTTAGCAAATGCGGGCTATAAAGTTGTCTTTACATCTGCTTATAATAATTATCTGGACATGACTTGGGACCATAATTTTGCCGAGCCAGGACACAGCTGGGTAGGATTGGTTGATATCAACAAAACATACTCTTTCGCTCCGGAAAATTATTTCCTCAATATTTTTAAAGATAATGCTGGAAATGACTTACCACAAGATTTTGCAAAAAATAAAGTGCACTTGACTGCAAAGGGAAAAGCCAATTTCTTAGGGGTGAAAGCTGGTCTTTGGTCCGAAAAAATAAATAATGACACCCGGTTAGAAGAAATGATTTTCCCACGCTTATTGGCTGTTGCCGATCGTGGATGGGCAGCTGAACAAAGCTGGGAAAAGGGCGATAACTTTGATGCACAAGCTTACCAGAAGAGCTATGCCGGATTTATGCAAAAACTGGGTAATGATGAATTAAAAAAACTAGACAAGTTAAATCAGGGATACCATTATCGCGTACCAGCTGTTGGCGTCAAACTAGTCGATGGAAAATTGGTTGCAAATGCCGATTACCCTGGATTTAAGATCTATTATACAGAAGATAACACTGAACCCTCTTTAAAATCCAAGGAATTCAAAGAGGCCATTCCTTTTCATAACAAATCGACATACAAATTTAGAGTCATCACACCAAACGGTGACCTAGGGATTATTTCTACCTTCTAA